The following DNA comes from Cedecea neteri.
GATTAAAAACCTGTTCGATCAGCGTTATTACACGCGTTCGAATGATAATAACTCTGGTAAATACGTAGGCGAACCGCGCACCTTCTTCGTACAGGGTTCTCTGGCGTTCTAATCACGACCCTCACCCTAACCCTCTCCCTAAAAGGGAGAGGGGATAAAGCAGTATTTCTCGCACCCTTTGGGGTGAGGGGATAAAGCAGTTTTTTTAGGTTTTCCCCCTCTCCCTCTGGGAGAGGGCCGGGGTGAGGGGGAAATTACGCCAGATCCCCGCCGTTACTCGCAATCACCTTCTTATACCAGTAGAACGACTTCTTCGGCGTGCGCGCCAGCGTCCCCTGCCCTTCATCATCACGATCGACATACACAAAACCGTAGCGTTTGCTCATCTCGCCGGTTGACGCTGAGACCAGATCAATACAACCCCACGAGGTGTAACCCATCACCGGAATACCGTCCGCAATCGCCTCGCCCATCGCTTTAATGTGTTCCCGCAGGTAGCTGATACGGTAGTCATCGTTGATTTCCCCTTCGGCATTTACTTCGTCTTTCGCGCCCAGCCCGTTCTCCACCAGGAACAGCGGTTTCTGATAGCGGTCGTACATCATGTTCATGGTGATGCGCAGGCCGAGCGGGTCGATGCCCCAGCCCCACTGGCTGAAAGTAATGTGCGGGTTCTTGAGCGATTTAATGATGTTCGCCGGGTTGGTATTCCCCTCGTTCATGTCTGCCGAAGCACAGCGCGAGGCGTAATAGCTGAAGGAGACAAAATCGACGGTGTTCTTCAGGATCTCGTTGTCGCCGGGCTCGGTGACAATCTCAATCCCTTTCTCACGGAACATTCGTGCCGCATAAGCCGGGTATGCACCGCGCGCCTGGACGTCAATAAAGAACAGATTCTCGCGGTCTTTCTCCAGCGCCGCCCAAACGTCCTCCGGCTTGCAGCTGTAAGGATAAAAGTTCCCCCCCGCCAGCATGCAGCCAACCTGGTTTTGCGGGTTAACTTCGTGGGCGATTTTAGTGACCAGCGCGCTGGCCACCAGCTCGTGGTGCGCGGCCTGGTA
Coding sequences within:
- a CDS encoding 6-phospho-beta-glucosidase, producing MAETVFPKGFLWGGAIAANQAEGAYQAGGKGLSTVDMIPHGENRLGVKLGVEKRFALRDDEFYPSHEAIDFYHRYKDDIALLAEMGFTVFRTSIAWSRIFPKGDETTPNPEGIAFYRDLFAECKKYNIEPLVTLCHFDVPMHLVQEYGSWRNRKMVEFFSRYARTCFEAFDGLVKYWLTFNEINIMLHSPFSGAGLVFEAGDNKEQVMYQAAHHELVASALVTKIAHEVNPQNQVGCMLAGGNFYPYSCKPEDVWAALEKDRENLFFIDVQARGAYPAYAARMFREKGIEIVTEPGDNEILKNTVDFVSFSYYASRCASADMNEGNTNPANIIKSLKNPHITFSQWGWGIDPLGLRITMNMMYDRYQKPLFLVENGLGAKDEVNAEGEINDDYRISYLREHIKAMGEAIADGIPVMGYTSWGCIDLVSASTGEMSKRYGFVYVDRDDEGQGTLARTPKKSFYWYKKVIASNGGDLA